DNA sequence from the Methanolobus sp. ZRKC5 genome:
GTTCCACACCATCCTGAATGCGTTCGGTCTTCAACATCTTGATAGGACCGACAAGTCCGGTACTAACACAGTGAGTACCACCACATGCCTCTATATCATCGGCCACTTTCAGGACACGAATAATATTTCCAGGCGGAACGCCTCCCTGATAAAGACCAAAGCCATATTTCTTCTCAGCTTCTACCCTTTCCATCCATTCAGCAGTCACTCGCTGGTTATCCATCACGGTACGATTAGCAATTAACTCTATACGATCCATTTCTTCCTGAGAGATGCGCTTATAATGAGATATATCAAGCCGGGCTTTGTTTACGAACTTCTGGGCTCCCGCCTGCCATACATGGTCACCAAGGACCTTACGTGCTGCATCATTGACAATGTGAGTTGCGGTGTGATGACATGCATGGGACATACGACGTTCTTCATTTACTTCCCCTTGAACCATGTCACCCTTTCTGAGGTGGAGTTCGTCTTCCATGTCCTCTATAATATGTACGACTACATCACCAACAGACTGTACATCTATGACGTTAAGGACAATATCCTCAACAATGATGACACCATGGTCTGCAGGCTGTCCACCACCTTCAGGATAAAAGAGAGTACTATCAAGCACAATATGATTATCAAAGATATCCATGACCACTGCCTCAAAGTTCATTCTGGTAGGCTCGTCATAGAACAACTTCTTTGTCATTGGCAGCTTTTCAACCCTGTCTGAATAAGGAAATACCTTGACCTCTTTTGCCTCTGCCTTGCTATGTCCCTCAGCAACAAGAGAGTAGAAATTATCAGGAAGATCTACATCCACACCAACTTCAGAAGCTGCTTCTTTTGAAATCTCAGGAGGAATTCCATGGCTGTCATACATTTCAACCAGAGTTTCAAGAGGAATCTTTTCACCTGCATCCTTGTAATGTTTGGCAGACTTCTTGATCATACGTTTTCCACGTTCAAGTGTATCTGCAAACTTCTGCTCCTCATAATAGAGGATATCCTCAATGACATCGAATTTTTCCAGAAATTCAGGATACTCAGGAAGGTTGTTAATGTGCATTTTCACTATTTCTGACAGAGGAATGGATATTCCCATATCCTTCATCATCCTCAGAGTCCGGCGAAGTACCAGCCTGGCAAGATAACCTGCCTTCACATTAGAAGGAATTATGCCATCTGCAAGCATGAATGTGAGACAGCGAGAGTGATCAGTTATAGCGTAGACACTCTCAACAGGTTCCATAATAGATGATAGTTTCTCAACCGTTGTTCCGATACTGGAGGCAACCTGTTTCCTTAGCTCGAAGAGATTGGCCTTTTCACTTACATCCATAAGACCTGCCAGACGGGCGTTCTGGGAAAGGATGTTGCTGTATTCGGAGTTATCAAGTTCATGTGTAACACCGGCCAGATCCATGAGTTCATTTACTATGCCCGGAAACACTGCGTCATATATTGTAGGTGAGCCAGTTGATGCCCACACCAATCTTTCAAGACCATACCCTGTGTCCACAATGTAATTGTCCATCTTGCGATAATTCTCACCCTTGATCACAATGTCGCCATCTTCTGACTGCTGCATGTTCATGAACACAAGGGTTCCAACTTCAAGGCCACCAATGAGCACCTCGACACATGGCCCTGCATTGCCGCCGCCTGCCCATGGTTCCTCTTTGTAAGTAACGGCCATTGGATCGGCACCAAGCGAATTAAGGAATTCATCACACAACTCCATTGTGCGGTCCTTCCAGTATATTTCATCTCCCTGCTTATTGAAAGCATGGTGAGCCATCATTTCAAAGGTTGTCAAATGACGACCGCTTCGCCCCACAGCATCAAGATCAGACAGGCGTATACATGGCTGAGAGATCGTTAATGGATTTGCCGGCGGCTGGACTTCTCCCGAAGTGACGAATGGCTGAAAATCTGCAATCGAAGCAATTGTCAGATATATGTCATCCCTCCACCTTGCTACCACAGGATACCTTTCAAGTCTTGTGTGACTCCTTTCCTCGAAAAAATTAAGATAATATTCTCTCATTTCTGCAAGGTCGAACTTTTTCTTAAAAACAGGATTGCCAATAAAAGAGTATGGATCACATGGAGCATCCCCACATGTTGCTCTTTCAAGATCACGGGTCCAGAAATGACTTCCACATTTGCAGCACTGTTTACGAACAAATCCGTTCTCAGAAAAAAAATCAAGTTGATACTCGTCTTCAAGCATAAATATTCCAACTGGATGATTGTTTAAGTATAATTCGTTTTTAATCTAATTCATTTTTAGTCTAATTTATTCTTCCAAGTATCGCCCCAATGATTAAAAACATTTCTTATCAAAGCAATAACATTTGAAAAATACATTATTACTTATAGTATATAAACACCCGCATAAATATACATAGAGCACCATGCCAACAGATAGTGATTAATTCAAAAAACCCAGGATATCAGAACCGTTTGTGAACATGGAATGACTAATTCCTGTACATTTTTTGAATTAACACGACATTACCTTTAAGTGTATGGTCACAAGAAGGAGGTATTGGTGATGATCGATGGAATCAATGCGTTATATGTCATTAGTATTTAGAGGGATTGTAGAAGAGTATAGCAACACAGGCGTCAGACCGTCCGTATTCATGGATGCCAGAGGCGACCTTCAGGTATATCTTTGCGATTCGATAAACGATGAAATGGAAGAAGATTTTGGAATTGATACAGAAAGTGAATATGATGTGAATGGCGGACAGTTCGCTCAAGCTTACATTATGAACAAGGCATTCCTCAACGAGACAGTAAAATACAATCTTGAAAGTGAAGCAAGTCTCAGCCAGTAAAACTTTTCAATTGATCAGACTCGTAGGGCCTGTCGAGGGAATAAACGCACGGAAATGAGGTAACAGGTACCTACATACAGTCTTAGGGTGAAATACAATGGACTACAGGAAATTTTTGAAAGTTCTTAAAAATTCAAAGCATGTGTACAGAGAAGATTATATCAAGAAAATCTTTAGAAGTTCACATTATGATGTTGGATTATTCGAGGAACAGCTGAATGAGTTCAATGAAACCCTTAAAAGCAGCGATTCTGAGCTTGCAAAAGAATATATGGACAGGACCATACTGGCGCAGGTAATCGATGATGCATCTATACTGCTTGAAATAGTAAAGGACAGTCCATGCCTTACCAGTGAACAGAACGAGAATCTAATTCAAATGATACTCGATCTTGATGAAATGAGTGCGA
Encoded proteins:
- the alaS gene encoding alanine--tRNA ligase, producing the protein MLEDEYQLDFFSENGFVRKQCCKCGSHFWTRDLERATCGDAPCDPYSFIGNPVFKKKFDLAEMREYYLNFFEERSHTRLERYPVVARWRDDIYLTIASIADFQPFVTSGEVQPPANPLTISQPCIRLSDLDAVGRSGRHLTTFEMMAHHAFNKQGDEIYWKDRTMELCDEFLNSLGADPMAVTYKEEPWAGGGNAGPCVEVLIGGLEVGTLVFMNMQQSEDGDIVIKGENYRKMDNYIVDTGYGLERLVWASTGSPTIYDAVFPGIVNELMDLAGVTHELDNSEYSNILSQNARLAGLMDVSEKANLFELRKQVASSIGTTVEKLSSIMEPVESVYAITDHSRCLTFMLADGIIPSNVKAGYLARLVLRRTLRMMKDMGISIPLSEIVKMHINNLPEYPEFLEKFDVIEDILYYEEQKFADTLERGKRMIKKSAKHYKDAGEKIPLETLVEMYDSHGIPPEISKEAASEVGVDVDLPDNFYSLVAEGHSKAEAKEVKVFPYSDRVEKLPMTKKLFYDEPTRMNFEAVVMDIFDNHIVLDSTLFYPEGGGQPADHGVIIVEDIVLNVIDVQSVGDVVVHIIEDMEDELHLRKGDMVQGEVNEERRMSHACHHTATHIVNDAARKVLGDHVWQAGAQKFVNKARLDISHYKRISQEEMDRIELIANRTVMDNQRVTAEWMERVEAEKKYGFGLYQGGVPPGNIIRVLKVADDIEACGGTHCVSTGLVGPIKMLKTERIQDGVERIEYSAGLAAVRAMQEMESYLSQAAEALRVRPEHLPSTIERFFNEWKEFKKENQRLKDELAHVHVSQMANEAVNIGNIRLVAKVIPNVDIDELVKIAGELTINKDMVVLLASDSAGVKIVGAAGDDALTAGANAGKIVREMSGVVGGGGGGKPGMARGGGIDASKINSALEAGRNMLAEQISN